The genomic region CGCGCAGCGCCGCGAGCTTGCGCGGCAGGTCGTACTCCGCGCCGCCCTCGTGCCCGTTGTACGGGAACACCTCCAGCTCGGCGGGGCCGGCGTACGCGTGGTACGCCGCGAACACCGTGGACGACGGGCAGATCCGGTCCATCAGGCCGACCGAGAACCACGCCGGGGCGGTGGCGCGCGCCGCGAAGTTGACCCCGTCGAAGTAGGAGAGGGTCTCCATCGCCTCCTCGATCCGGAAGCGGTGCCCGGACAGCCAGCGCGCGATCTCGGCGTACGGCCCCGAGTCGGTGATCTGCGAGCCGCGCCGGAAGTGGCAGAGGAACGGCACATCCGCCACGGCCGCCGCCACGTCGTCACGCAGCCCGGCGACGGCGAGCGCGAGTCCGCCTCCCTGGCTGCCACCGAGCACCGCGACCCGCGAGGGGTCCACGGTCTCGTGCGCCTTCACCGCGTCGACCGCGCGTACGGCGTCGGTGATGAGGCGCCGGTAGTAGTGGCGGGACGGGTCCTCGATTCCGCGGGTGAGGAAGCCGGGGGAGGAGGAGCCGTGGCCGTCCGGGCCGAGGTCCGGGGTGTCCGCGGTGTTCTTTCCGCCGCCGCCCTGGCCCCGGTTGTCCATCACCAGATGGGCGTAGCCGAGCGCGCTCCAGGTCAGCCAGGAGTACGGGATGCCCCGGCCGCCGTTGTACCCGATGTACTGCACCACGGCCGGCAGCGGACCCGAGCGGACGCGCGGCAGCGTCAGCCAGGCCTTCACCGGCTGCCCGCCCCAGCCGGCGAACGTCACGTCGTACACGTCCACGGTCGCGAACCCGGCGTCGTACGGGACGAACTCGGCGTCCAGGCCGTGGCGCGCGGTCTCGCCGAGTGTCTTCTTCCAGAACGCGTCGAAGTCGGCGGGCTCCTCGGGCTCCGGTCGGTACTCGCGCAGCTTCTCCAGGGGCATGTCGAACAGCAAGGGTCTAGCTCCTCTTCAGGGTGAGGTTCAGGGTCGCGCCGTGCAGGCCGGCCGTGTCCGCGGTGATCCGCAGCCCACGGCCCGAGGTGGCGGTGCGGACACGGGGATCCGCGGCGGTGACCGTGAGGCCGGGCAGGGCGAGGTCGAGCACCACCGAGGAACGCAGCTGCGTCGGATCGGACAGGGCGACCGTGACCGTCCTGCCGTCCGGGCGCACCAGCGCCGACGCGGGGCCGTCGCTGGTCAGCTCCTGCGCCGTGCCCGCGGTCCAGAAGTTGGCGGCGAGCAGCCCGTCGGCCGGGCGGCGCACGGCGTGCACCGCAGTCGAGCGGGAGACCAGCCGTACCGGAGGCGCCGCCGACCACTGCCGGGTGCGGGCCGCGGAGGCCGCCGGGGCCTGGAGCCAGTAGTAGCCGGCACCGGCGGGGGCCGTGCCATGGTCCTGCCACAGCGTCAGATAAGGGCGGGTGACCAGGGTGTCCGTACCGTACT from Streptomyces sp. QL37 harbors:
- a CDS encoding acetylxylan esterase, which produces MLFDMPLEKLREYRPEPEEPADFDAFWKKTLGETARHGLDAEFVPYDAGFATVDVYDVTFAGWGGQPVKAWLTLPRVRSGPLPAVVQYIGYNGGRGIPYSWLTWSALGYAHLVMDNRGQGGGGKNTADTPDLGPDGHGSSSPGFLTRGIEDPSRHYYRRLITDAVRAVDAVKAHETVDPSRVAVLGGSQGGGLALAVAGLRDDVAAAVADVPFLCHFRRGSQITDSGPYAEIARWLSGHRFRIEEAMETLSYFDGVNFAARATAPAWFSVGLMDRICPSSTVFAAYHAYAGPAELEVFPYNGHEGGAEYDLPRKLAALRGVFGR